The DNA segment TATTGTGAATCAAACAAGCAGACCTCATCCCCTCTGTTCTTGAATCCTAAAGAGTAATAATCCCTTTCATGTATGTCACAGCCTTCCCTGCAATCTTGATACGATCTCCAAGATATTCACAGTCTATAGCCCCCCCTCGTGATGAGGCCTGATAGGCGCGCATAAGAGTCTTGCCAAGACGATCTGCCCAAAAAGGCACCATGGTGCAATGAGCCGACCCAGTCACGGGGTCTTCCGGAATTCCCTGCTCCGGGACAAAAGTCCGTGAGACAAAATCATAATCAAGACCGGGCGCAGTACAAATCATGCACATGCCGTCAAGCTGAGAGACCAGACGAAAATCCGGAGAAAGACCGCGAACCTCATCTTCGTTCTCAAAGACAGCCATCATGTCTCGCTCCCCCATGAATAATTCCGCTGGACGTGCGCCGAGAGCCTGAGAAACACGTTCTGTCACCTGAATCTCCCGCAATCCCCAGGCAGGGAAATCCATGGAATATGTATCTGCTTCCCTGTCCACGAACAACCGCCCGCCTTTGGTCTCGAATACCACGACAGGGTCGGTATACTCCAGGAACTCATAGAGCACATAGGCGCTCGCCAGGGTCGCATGACCACACAGGTCGACTTCGGACTCGGCGGTAAACCAGCGAAGCTCGAAGTATTCTCCTTTCCTAATAAAAAATG comes from the Pseudodesulfovibrio piezophilus C1TLV30 genome and includes:
- a CDS encoding PhzF family phenazine biosynthesis protein, which encodes MELDLYQVDAFADEVFNGNPAAVVPLYEWLSDELMQKIAAENNLSETAFFIRKGEYFELRWFTAESEVDLCGHATLASAYVLYEFLEYTDPVVVFETKGGRLFVDREADTYSMDFPAWGLREIQVTERVSQALGARPAELFMGERDMMAVFENEDEVRGLSPDFRLVSQLDGMCMICTAPGLDYDFVSRTFVPEQGIPEDPVTGSAHCTMVPFWADRLGKTLMRAYQASSRGGAIDCEYLGDRIKIAGKAVTYMKGIITL